Proteins from one Elephas maximus indicus isolate mEleMax1 chromosome 12, mEleMax1 primary haplotype, whole genome shotgun sequence genomic window:
- the ZSCAN10 gene encoding zinc finger and SCAN domain-containing protein 10, translating to MGPRASLSRLRELCGHWLQPALHTKKQILELLVLEQFLSVLPPHLLSRLQGQQLRDGEEVVLLLEGIRMEASSTGPLDFSFNAGKNYPRTEVTLDEQGGPSQVPTHTPKEEVPSEEPPALGPLKELPPSQPGAAKPTEPGAWILSSSLKQPHSPGPQRPFQALQESAPQGPVLWPENSQDQELAAVLESLTFEDVPAKKAWPVHPLEFGSRTPNEEEIKLEEPKGAAWLPAISGESQAHSPGEAEDHYAQKPSQSPAAGITDGRESPPGRAEVVEGSATGGLICTDCGVSFAHLSRLEAHHLRSHAGGRTFLCLCCGKSFGRSSILKLHMRTHTDERPHACHLCSHRFRQSSHLSKHLQTHSEPAFLCAECGQGFQRRASLLKHLLAHARDQDQKPPCTPEKPKTEAPAPELTVLCSHCGQAFQRRSSLKRHLRIHAKDKSHQCTECASSLRSVPERRPYVCDVCGKAFRRSEHLAAHRRVHTGERPFSCQDCGRSFSQSSQLASHQRVHTGEKPYACPQCGKCFVRRASLARHLLTHGGLRPHHCAQCGKSFTQTQDLTRHRRSHTGEKPCCCSECGERFSQSAHLARHQRIHTGEKPHACDTCGHRFRNSSNLTRHRRSHTGERPYGCSTCGRSFRRNAHLQRHLATHAGTGEEAASGAPPAEALQECVECGKSFSRSCNLLRHMLVHTGARPYSCLQCGRSFSRNSHLLRHLRTHARETLY from the exons ATGGGGCCGCGGGCATCCCTGAGCCGGCTCCGCGAGCTGTGTGGCCACTGGCTGCAGCCAGCCCTGCACACCAAGAAGCAGATCCTGGAGCTGCTGGTGCTGGAGCAGTTCCTGAGTGTGCTGCCCCCACACCTCCTGAGCCGGCTGCAGGGGCAGCAGCTCAGGGATGGAGAGGAGGTGGTGCTGCTGCTGGAGGGCATCAGGATGGAGGCCAGCAGCACAGGGCCATTG GATTTTAGCTTTAACGCTGGCAAGAATTACCCCAGGACAGAAGTCACCTTGGACGAACAAGGGGGGCCTTCCCAGGTCCCCACTCACACCCCCAAAGAGGAAGTACCTTCAGAAGAGCCTCCAGCCCTGGGTCCACTGAAGGAACTACCCCCATCCCAGCCAGGGGCTGCCAAGCCTACTGAGCCAGGGGCCTGGATACTTAGCTCAAGTTTAAAGCAGCCGCATAGCCCTGGCCCCCAAAGACCCTTCCAGGCTCTGCAAGAAAGCG CTCCCCAGGGCCCTGTGCTGTGGCCGGAGAATTCCCAAGATCAAGAGCTGGCAGCTGTGTTG GAGTCTTTGACCTTTGAGGATGTCCCGGCAAAGAAGGCCTGGCCTGTGCACCCTCTGG AATTTGGAAGCAGGACTCCAAATGAGGAGGAAATTAAACTAGAAGAGCCCAAAGGGGCTGCCTGGTTGCCAGCCATCTCAGGAGAGTCACAGGCACATAGTCCCGGCGAGGCAGAAGACCACTATGCCCAGAAGCCCAGCCAGAGTCCTGCAGCGGGCATCACTGATGGCAGAGAGTCCCCTCCTGGCAGGGCTGAGGTTGTGGAGGGCTCAGCAACTGGGGGACTCATCTGCACCGACTGTGGGGTGAGCTTTGCTCACCTGTCCCGCCTGGAGGCGCACCATCTGCGGTCACACGCCGGGGGACGCACCTTTCTGTGCCTGTGCTGTGGCAAGAGCTTCGGCCGCAGCTCCATCCTCAAGCTGCACATGCGCACGCACACCGATGAGCGTCCGCACGCCTGCCACCTGTGCAGCCACCGCTTCCGCCAGAGCTCGCACCTGAGCAAGCACCTGCAGACGCATTCAGAGCCCGCCTTCCTGTGTGCTGAGTGTGGCCAGGGCTTCCAGCGGCGGGCCAGCCTCCTGAAGCACCTGCTGGCGCACGCCAGGGACCAGGACCAGAAGCCGCCCTGCACTCCCGAGAAGCCCAAGACAGAGGCACCTGCACCGGAGCTGACCGTCCTGTGCTCCCATTGCGGCCAAGCCTTCCAGCGCCGCTCCAGCCTCAAGCGCCACCTGCGCATCCACGCCAAGGACAAAAGCCACCAATGCACTGAGTGTGCCAGCAGCCTCCGCTCGGTCCCTGAGCGCAGGCCCTATGTGTGCGACGTCTGTGGCAAGGCTTTCCGGCGTAGCGAGCACCTGGCAGCCCACCGGCGTGTGCACACCGGCGAGCGGCCCTTCTCCTGCCAGGACTGCGGCCGCAGCTTCAGCCAGAGCTCCCAGCTGGCCAGCCACCAGCGCGTGCACACAGGCGAGAAGCCCTACGCCTGCCCACAGTGCGGGAAATGCTTTGTGCGGCGCGCCAGCCTGGCCCGCCACCTGCTGACCCACGGCGGCCTCCGGCCCCACCACTGCGCCCAGTGCGGCAAGAGCTTCACCCAGACGCAGGACCTCACCCGCCACCGGCGCAGCCACACGGGCGAGAAGCCCTGCTGCTGTAGCGAGTGTGGCGAACGCTTCAGCCAGAGCGCGCACTTGGCCCGCCACCAGCGCATCCACACTGGGGAAAAGCCCCACGCCTGTGACACCTGCGGCCACCGCTTCCGCAACAGCTCCAACCTGACCCGCCACCGCCGCAGCCACACGGGCGAACGGCCCTACGGCTGCTCTACGTGCGGCCGGAGCTTCCGGCGCAACGCCCACCTGCAGCGGCACCTGGCCACCCACGCAGGGACTGGGGAGGAGGCGGCGTCTGGGGCACCGCCAGCCGAGGCCCTCCAGGAGTGCGTGGAGTGCGGCAAGAGCTTCAGCCGAAGCTGCAACCTGCTGCGGCATATGCTGGTGCACACCGGGGCCAGGCCGTACTCCTGCCTGCAGTGTGGACGAAGCTTCAGCCGCAACTCCCACCTGCTGCGTCACCTGAGGACGCACGCCCGCGAGACTCTGTACTAG